A single region of the Bicyclus anynana chromosome 14, ilBicAnyn1.1, whole genome shotgun sequence genome encodes:
- the LOC112044947 gene encoding 26S proteasome non-ATPase regulatory subunit 11, whose translation MAGAMLFERSRVSSSNRDEDVRMTDKIVSTGEVPEDDEENIRVKEQGILNLGEKYKKEGKAKELAELIKATRPFLSLISKAKAAKLVRSLVDFFLDLEAGIGIEVQLCKECIEWAKEERRTFLRQSLEARLIALYFDTGMYTEALDLATALLKELKKLDDKNLLVEVLLLESKTYHALSNLPKARASLTSARTTANAIYCPPKMQAALDLQSGILHAADERDFKTAYSYFYEAFEGYDGADSPKALTALKYMLLSKIMLNQAEEVNTVCSSKAALKYAGKELEAMRAVATASHKRSLADFQAALKTYKRELEEDAVVRAHLGALYDTMLEQNLCRIVEPYMQVQVDHVAKCIRLPVVQVEKKLSQMILDKKLNGILDQGEGVLIVFDESPLEKTYETVLETIHHMSKVVDTLYQKAKKLS comes from the coding sequence ATGGCCGGGGCGATGTTGTTCGAGAGATCACGCGTTTCATCGTCGAACAGAGACGAAGACGTCCGCATGACTGATAAAATAGTTAGCACAGGCGAAGTGCCCGAAGATGACGAGGAGAACATCAGGGTTAAAGAGCAGGGCATCCTGAACCTCGGCGAGAAGTACAAGAAGGAAGGCAAGGCGAAGGAGCTGGCCGAGTTGATAAAAGCTACAAGACCCTTCCTCAGTCTGATAAGCAAGGCGAAGGCGGCCAAACTGGTGCGTTCTCTCGTCGATTTCTTCTTGGATTTAGAAGCCGGCATCGGCATTGAGGTTCAGTTGTGCAAAGAGTGTATAGAATGGGCCAAAGAAGAACGCCGCACGTTTCTGAGACAGTCCCTGGAAGCGAGGCTGATCGCGCTGTATTTCGACACCGGTATGTACACAGAGGCGCTAGACTTGGCGACGGCGCTTCTTAAAGAACTAAAGAAGTTAGACGACAAAAATTTGCTAGTTGAAGTGCTTCTGTTAGAGAGCAAAACTTATCATGCCCTTAGTAATTTACCCAAGGCGCGTGCATCTCTGACGTCAGCACGCACCACGGCGAACGCTATCTACTGTCCACCTAAGATGCAGGCAGCCCTCGACTTGCAGTCAGGTATTCTCCATGCTGCAGATGAAAGGGATTTCAAAACAGCTTACTCATACTTCTATGAAGCCTTTGAGGGTTATGACGGAGCAGACAGCCCTAAAGCTTTGACTGCTCTGAAATACATGTTGCTATCCAAAATCATGCTAAATCAAGCGGAAGAGGTTAATACTGTATGCAGTAGTAAAGCAGCGCTTAAGTATGCAGGTAAAGAACTTGAAGCGATGCGTGCTGTTGCCACAGCTTCACACAAAAGGTCATTAGCAGATTTCCAGGCTGCACTGAAGACATACAAACGCGAGCTAGAGGAGGATGCAGTGGTCCGAGCCCACCTGGGAGCCCTGTATGACACCATGTTGGAACAGAACTTATGTCGCATTGTAGAACCTTACATGCAAGTACAAGTCGACCATGTAGCTAAATGTATCAGACTTCCAGTTGTCCAAGTAGAGAAAAAGTTATCTCAAATGATACTTGACAAAAAACTGAATGGCATACTGGACCAAGGAGAAGGTGTGTTGATTGTATTTGATGAGTCACCATTGGAGAAAACGTATGAGACTGTCCTAGAAACCATCCACCATATGAGTAAGGTCGTTGACACCCTCTACCAGAAAGCTAAAAAACTCTCATAG